The Methanosphaera sp. WGK6 genomic sequence ATGGATTTCTCATAATTAATATCAAATAATGTGTCTTTTTCATATTTAATCACGTATTCTATGAATTTAAGATTATCTTGAGTAAGATACTTTTCTAAATCAGAATATAATTCTTCATCTGTTTTTAAATTTATGAAATCTTCATGCATTGAGTTATAATAATATTTCTTATAAGGATAATCTAATTTATTATAGAAGTTTTTAGATACATTTACTTTAAAATTAAGTAATGATTGTTTATATTCATCATAGAATCCTAGTTTTTTAAATAAATTTATAGCTTCTGTAGATATGGTAATAACATTTGAGAAATGTTCCTGTGTACTCATCACTGAATTTTCTCGTCGTCTCCTATAATATAAGTGTTCTGGAGTAAAGGATATACGTTCTGCCATAAGCATTACTTTAAAGAAGAATATATTATCTTCAAATGTAATCTTCTCTGGAAAATATATATTATTACTTTGAATAAATTCTCTCTTAAATAACTTGTTACAGGGACTTACTGCTAGTTTAAACATTCCATCTACTTTATGTAAGTCATTTTTATTAAATACCTTATTAGTATAATTATCATGTAAACAGCCCAGGTTATAATAGTAATCTTCAAATGTTTCATCAGTATCCTGATTATAATTAATTAACCTGTACATTATAAAGTCTAAATTTTTTTCTTCAACTTTTTTATAGGTTAACTCATATGTTGATGAGTCAATCCAGTCATCTGAATCTATGAAATTAATATATTTTCCACGAGCAAATCTTAAAGCCCTATTTCTACTATATCCTGCACCATAATTTATTTTATTATTTATTATCACAATTCTATCGTCTTTCTGTTTATATTCTTTAATTATTTCAAGTGAATTATCTGTAGAATTATCATTAACACATATTACTTCAATATCAGTATATGATTGGTTAAGTACACTATCTATACATTTTCTAATGTATGATTGGGTATTATAGAATGGTATAATTACTGATATACAGGGAGTTCTATTTGTATTATTTTTTCTTAGTTTTTCAAATTCATTATCATGATTTGAAATCATCATTGCCTGAAAACAAAGGAATAATTCATCATGCAATAGATGTACTTCTTTTTCTGGAATTATATTGGATAATAAGTCCTTGAATATTTTAAAATAGTGTATCTTGGATGTGGAGGGTATGCTATCATATCTATGAAATATAGATTTTATTAGTAAATTATAGTAATCTTTTTTATATTCTATGTGTTTATCTGATTCATAAAATAGATTATTTATTATTTCAACTAAAATCATATAATCTGCTATATTATCTTCTGTAAAATGATTTAAAGAATTTTCATATTGTGTTATTAAAATATTTCTATTGTATGTTCCTATTTTATCAGAGTTTATTAATGTATCATAATAGAATATATGATGATTATATTTAAGTTCAGAGTGAAATGTAAAATTATTTTTAATCAAATAATTCTTTGAATAAATCTTATTCATTGGAAATATGGCGGTTTCTAGAGTGTTTATTGGATATGATTTGATTGGTGTATTATATTCTAATATATCTAGGTTTTTCTCACTTATTTTGGTGTATATGTTTTTTACTGCGGTACATGTTATAAAACGTGTAGTTTGATCTAAAAATATTATATAATCACTTGTTGATTTTTTTAGTCCTAAATTCCACATATCTTCTATTTTAGTAGCAGTGGTGTTATAATATCTTATTTTATTGTTTTCATGGTATTTATTTCGTATTATTGAAAGATTTTCATTATCAGATATTATAATTAATTCAATATCTATTGATTTCTGGGTGATGATTGAATTTATATTATGATATAATTCCTCTTTTTCCTCAAGTACTGGGATGATAATTGACACATTATTAGCCATAATTCTATTAATTCTCCTTTACACTATTTTTTTTATATCATGAAAAGAATTTTAGTAAATATGGATTTTTATTTGGAAATATTATAAATTGTTTATTTTTTTCCATAAAAAAAGAGTATTACATATACATTTTCAAAATATAATTTTTTGAATTAGTTCATGTAATGGTTATAGTACTTATTTTTAATAAAATAATTTCTTTTTTTTAAAAAATATTTTCTAATTATGTATATTTATTCCATGATACAACTAATTAATCCTAGTTTAATTTATACTCTCTTTTAATATATACTATTATGTATTTAGTCGATAAATTACTATGAACAAAGAATTAAGAAAATTAAATACAAGTTCATGTATTACTTATAATGGTATAAGTTAATATTTCATATTTTTTTTAAAATGATTTCCTATAAAAAGTAAGGGAGGATAGGGTATGTGTAGTTAGTATACTATAATATTATATTCTCTTTTTTTAATCTCCTCTTCCATCAGCTAGTTTTGATTGATCACTATCATAACTACTTCTAATTAACTTACCTGTTCTAGTATCATATTGTCTGAAATTACCATCAGAATA encodes the following:
- a CDS encoding glycosyltransferase encodes the protein MANNVSIIIPVLEEKEELYHNINSIITQKSIDIELIIISDNENLSIIRNKYHENNKIRYYNTTATKIEDMWNLGLKKSTSDYIIFLDQTTRFITCTAVKNIYTKISEKNLDILEYNTPIKSYPINTLETAIFPMNKIYSKNYLIKNNFTFHSELKYNHHIFYYDTLINSDKIGTYNRNILITQYENSLNHFTEDNIADYMILVEIINNLFYESDKHIEYKKDYYNLLIKSIFHRYDSIPSTSKIHYFKIFKDLLSNIIPEKEVHLLHDELFLCFQAMMISNHDNEFEKLRKNNTNRTPCISVIIPFYNTQSYIRKCIDSVLNQSYTDIEVICVNDNSTDNSLEIIKEYKQKDDRIVIINNKINYGAGYSRNRALRFARGKYINFIDSDDWIDSSTYELTYKKVEEKNLDFIMYRLINYNQDTDETFEDYYYNLGCLHDNYTNKVFNKNDLHKVDGMFKLAVSPCNKLFKREFIQSNNIYFPEKITFEDNIFFFKVMLMAERISFTPEHLYYRRRRENSVMSTQEHFSNVITISTEAINLFKKLGFYDEYKQSLLNFKVNVSKNFYNKLDYPYKKYYYNSMHEDFINLKTDEELYSDLEKYLTQDNLKFIEYVIKYEKDTLFDINYEKSMKTGHVTNSSTINYDFSTINEIEEIDNNENEYKKEDEIHPPNEDLIILCKNNAETINKLSSRIFTLTDDNNKLIYENKELNEKLDLMKEENILLKERLLLVFSSNSWNITRPLRIFMRRVRKYIQ